The nucleotide sequence AGCGCGTGAGGAGCGGAAGTGTGATAAAGACTCTGAGCAGCCACACCTTTCCTCCACCCTGAAGGAGCGAGGCAGATCCAGGCAGGGACATTATCGAGAGCGGGAAACCCGGAGTCGGGAGCGCTACGGGCACCGCCATCGCCATCGCCATCGTCCCAACAGAGACCACCATACTGATAAGGATCGCTCGGCCAGTCGAGAGAGGATCCctggagagcgagagggagatcgCCACCGGGACGGGCACACCCACCACCGCCgagaccactaccaccaccggcGCCATCACAGCAGCAAGGACGAACGAGACCGGGATGTGGAGAATGGTCAAGGTGACTTCCCTCGCTCATTTGAGTACTATGTTGGGAAGAAAGACTCGGGACACAAGCGGGCTAAAGCACCACGCCCCGCCAGCCCTGCCCCGCGGCCCCAGGCACAAAAGCGTAGCCTGTCGGACAGGGAGGATCCATGTGAAGAGCGGCCTGTCAAAAAACATAAGAAATCCAAGAAGAAGAACAAGGACAAGCGGAGGTAAGGAGCTATTTATGTTGCATGAGAACGGCCATTGCTATACTGTGTGTGACCAGGAGGGGTCAGCAAACAGAACTGTTACTGttgtagaaaatctagcaaccaTAAGCCAGAAAGTGTACTACAGTTTCCTTAAGCAAATCATTTTCAATCTGCAGGAGTTCTGAGAGGGACCCATCAGACAGGAATGGGGACAGCAGCTCCTTCCGACacaaaaagatgaaaaagaagaggaggaggcacaACTTGGAGGAGGAGCCTCGTATGGAGTGTCGCTCTGGCCACAGCTTAGACAAACGTAAGCGCCGCCTCAGCTCCGACCCAGACGAGTCTTCACCCAGCGCCAAGCGACCTACTACTGAGGACTATTACCAGACTCAGTAGATCGTGCTCTGATGCCACGCTCCCTCCTTCGCCTTCCTCTGGACAGACAAAAGCGATGTCCGACCCTCTCACTCAGGATGTCGCTCCCCCGCTGTCCCCGCCTCCTCACAGGCCCCATTCAGCCCCCGAGACGCCAGCTAAGCCAACCGACACCACGCCTCGCACCCAGATGGCCTCGGCTGAGGAGCCCATCTACTGCCACGACACCCATGTGACGAAAGGCACCACGGCGCCCCCAGAGGCCAACCACGACCTCTGCTCACAGGGGGGCGACGGGCACGTGGCTTTAGAGAGGCCCGTGGCAACCGCGGACGCCTTTGTGCCCAACGAGGATGACTGCAGGGAAGATGCGGTGGCGTCTCTGTCTGGTGCGCCAGGCTCTAGAGAAGGCAGACGAGCGCGTgaggagcggaagtgtgtgCGCCGCCTCAGCTGCGACCCAGACGGGTCTTCACCCAGCGCCAAGCGACCTACTACTGAGGACTATTACCAACTTAACGTCACTCAGGTGCATAAGGGTCAACTTTCTTTCCAAGTTTCAATTATCCATTACAAACTAGTAATGAGCAGTGGTATGAGATGAACGATGCATCAGTATCTCTAAGTGACATACGATCAGTGCTGAACCAACAGGCGTACTTACTGTTCTACATCCAGTCATTTCAATCTAATGTTTAAACcattatatttagaatatttagaaaggcattttatacacttttattcccccccccccaatccatcATTTTTAGGTCAACAGATCTTAAACTGAgactgtaactctgtgacccgtggtcccggtcattgctcccctcgcccggtcagcacggccaaggtgaacgggcctcagttcacctccacctccttcatcggtccacagcttcctcctcacatggcaaaggtatcaccgcaccactgcaccatgccaggaaatctgactgggaactggttgttattgttcactagtataattgagagggctgtgttttgttagtttacactgttaaactcttactttctgttccttatattcagatttcccataactgaccgctgttcactttgcagaataactctcccatgaaggaggaccatggtggctcaaagcctggcggcagcaacagcagcagcgtCCCG is from Brachyhypopomus gauderio isolate BG-103 unplaced genomic scaffold, BGAUD_0.2 sc189, whole genome shotgun sequence and encodes:
- the LOC143502085 gene encoding uncharacterized protein LOC143502085, translated to MVHASKRFTVRRSSNVLTIALKRFDFNGSKIAKDVRYPEYLDMRPFMSQSHGEPQLYGLYAVLVHSRFSCHAGHYYCYVKSGNGQWYKMNDASVTVSDIQSVLNQQAYLLFYIRTAKVNGPQFTSTSVISPQLSPHMAKNNSPMKEDQGGSKPGSSVPKSQPSHCISSAAASPTSDLRRPVQVNGGAAAHNRAASLSGAPGSSEGRRAREERKCDKDSEQPHLSSTLKERGRSRQGHYRERETRSRERYGHRHRHRHRPNRDHHTDKDRSASRERIPGEREGDRHRDGHTHHRRDHYHHRRHHSSKDERDRDVENGQGDFPRSFEYYVGKKDSGHKRAKAPRPASPAPRPQAQKRSLSDREDPCEERPVKKHKKSKKKNKDKRRSSERDPSDRNGDSSSFRHKKMKKKRRRHNLEEEPRMECRSGHSLDKRKRRLSSDPDESSPSAKRPTTEDYYQTQ